The following proteins come from a genomic window of Winogradskyella sp. PC-19:
- a CDS encoding type I phosphomannose isomerase catalytic subunit: MQAYPIKFRPILKEKIWGGQKLNKLFRKASNSTNLGESWEISGVENNISVVANGIYKGKTLNDLITSYKSSFLGSENIKTYGENFPLLIKYLDANTNLSVQVHPDDKMANKYHNSFGKTEMWYVMDSEEDAEIIVGLKDENLDKNKLAEINKNNVSDIFNAVKVKKGDSYFIPAGKVHAIGAGVVVAEIQQTSDITYRVYDWDREDSNGQKRELHIDLAQQATKVFSSSGKVSHNTQNCTTANLVDCNYFTTNEFTVSESMVKNYKSLDSFVIYMCVEGRLKVTINGLSEFLAEGETILIPANCEEVILDSQSSKLLEVYID, translated from the coding sequence ATGCAAGCATATCCAATAAAATTCAGACCAATACTCAAAGAAAAAATTTGGGGTGGACAAAAGCTCAATAAATTATTTAGAAAAGCATCTAACTCTACAAATTTGGGCGAGAGTTGGGAAATTTCAGGAGTAGAAAATAATATTTCTGTAGTTGCAAATGGTATTTACAAAGGAAAAACGTTAAATGACTTAATTACTTCTTACAAGAGTAGTTTTTTAGGTTCAGAAAATATCAAAACCTATGGCGAGAATTTTCCTTTACTTATTAAGTATTTAGACGCAAATACAAATCTTTCTGTACAGGTTCATCCTGATGATAAGATGGCTAATAAGTATCATAATTCATTTGGAAAAACAGAAATGTGGTATGTGATGGATAGCGAAGAAGATGCCGAAATTATTGTAGGATTGAAGGACGAAAACTTAGATAAAAATAAACTAGCTGAAATAAATAAGAATAACGTCAGTGATATATTCAACGCTGTAAAAGTAAAAAAAGGAGATAGTTATTTTATTCCGGCTGGTAAAGTGCACGCCATTGGAGCAGGAGTGGTTGTTGCAGAAATACAGCAGACAAGTGATATTACTTACCGTGTTTATGATTGGGATAGAGAAGATAGTAATGGTCAAAAAAGAGAACTCCATATAGACTTAGCTCAACAAGCAACAAAAGTTTTTTCTTCAAGTGGAAAGGTAAGTCATAATACTCAAAATTGTACAACTGCTAATTTAGTGGACTGTAATTATTTTACAACAAATGAATTTACTGTTTCTGAATCTATGGTTAAAAATTACAAAAGTTTAGACTCATTTGTAATCTATATGTGTGTGGAAGGAAGACTTAAGGTAACAATTAATGGTCTTTCAGAATTTCTTGCTGAAGGAGAAACTATATTGATTCCTGCTAATTGCGAAGAGGTAATTTTGGATTCTCAATCTTCAAAACTATTAGAGGTTTACATAGATTAA
- a CDS encoding glycosyltransferase family A protein has translation MKLGIIIIFRNNADKIDIEAISKSLKSVSDLVLCVVDNQSKDDTLEKLKEVRENSSNVEVVEIKKHSTLEAAKKAGARFMFNTYNLKHLGFIDVNAIEKNTLDVNNVIELVCQSQGSIIDFDKELKRETQVRQTFFKSIFSVLDFLKQNHLNNSSDTTFLSTT, from the coding sequence ATGAAGTTAGGAATCATAATAATTTTTAGAAACAATGCAGATAAAATTGATATTGAAGCTATCTCGAAAAGCCTAAAATCTGTAAGTGATTTGGTCTTGTGTGTAGTAGATAATCAAAGCAAAGATGATACACTAGAAAAGCTTAAAGAAGTCAGAGAAAATTCTTCAAACGTTGAGGTTGTAGAAATTAAAAAACATAGCACTTTAGAAGCAGCAAAAAAAGCTGGAGCTCGGTTTATGTTCAATACTTATAATTTAAAACATCTAGGCTTTATAGATGTTAATGCTATAGAAAAAAATACCCTAGATGTTAATAATGTAATAGAGTTAGTTTGCCAAAGTCAAGGTTCTATAATCGATTTTGATAAAGAATTAAAAAGAGAGACACAAGTTCGGCAGACTTTTTTTAAAAGTATCTTTTCTGTACTAGATTTTCTTAAACAGAATCATTTAAATAATTCATCTGACACTACTTTTTTGTCAACAACTTAA
- a CDS encoding zinc-dependent peptidase, with the protein MLLALNQETDLSFFSNILILSLIGFFVLKYIIRYAEQSYAEVKKKPFVLNFVVFKKDLSNKEEKILNNQFSFYKRLSNKEQLIFKHRLSVFINSKEFVGRENLEVTSEMKVLISATAVMITFGFRNYNLPIINTVLIYPKPFYSKQNEQLHKGEVNPRLSVIALSWEDFRHGFDIENDNLNLGIHEFTHAIHLNSYRNNDVSSLIFRDGFNELKSFLKSNELKRQQLITTKYFREYAYTNEFEFAAVLIECFIETPDEFKSNFPTLYNYVKQMLNFNFASF; encoded by the coding sequence ATGCTCTTAGCCCTAAATCAAGAAACAGATTTAAGTTTCTTTTCTAATATTCTAATATTATCATTAATAGGTTTTTTTGTACTAAAGTATATTATAAGGTATGCTGAGCAATCTTATGCCGAGGTCAAGAAAAAACCTTTTGTGCTTAATTTTGTAGTTTTTAAAAAGGATTTATCCAATAAAGAAGAAAAAATTCTAAATAATCAGTTTAGTTTTTATAAACGTTTGTCAAATAAAGAGCAACTTATCTTTAAGCATCGTTTATCTGTATTTATAAATAGTAAAGAGTTTGTAGGAAGAGAGAATTTAGAAGTTACTAGTGAGATGAAGGTATTAATTTCAGCCACAGCAGTTATGATAACTTTTGGTTTTAGAAACTATAATCTGCCAATTATAAATACTGTTTTGATATACCCAAAACCGTTTTACTCAAAGCAGAATGAACAATTACACAAAGGAGAAGTTAACCCTAGATTGTCAGTTATTGCATTATCATGGGAAGATTTTAGACATGGTTTCGATATAGAAAATGACAATCTTAATCTAGGTATTCATGAATTTACTCATGCTATTCATCTAAATAGTTACAGAAATAATGATGTTAGTTCCTTAATTTTTAGAGATGGTTTTAATGAATTAAAAAGTTTTTTAAAATCTAACGAGTTAAAGCGACAGCAGCTTATTACTACAAAATATTTTAGAGAATATGCATACACAAATGAGTTTGAATTTGCGGCAGTTTTAATTGAATGTTTTATTGAAACACCTGATGAATTTAAATCTAATTTTCCAACATTATATAACTATGTTAAGCAGATGCTTAATTTTAATTTTGCATCCTTTTGA